Genomic DNA from Penaeus monodon isolate SGIC_2016 chromosome 4, NSTDA_Pmon_1, whole genome shotgun sequence:
TGCGAGGCTGATTATTTTGCTATataattttttcgcttttttttattaccgtatttttcgttttattaataGTTGTAGTATTTATAGCACTTACTATGACGTGAAAGTATTCTCGAAAGAATTCTctgaaagatatttatatatactctatcactAACACAGACAGTCCTCTCCATTTGGGAAATAAATAACAGTATGTTACCTGAAACTTATAGACGAGACAACGGTTCTTAGACGCAAAGAATAAACAATACGAAAAAATATAGGAAACAATGATAAACAGTTGGCAACACAGAAACAAATGACTAACATTCTATCTACACTCAATTACTCACCAAATTTAGAACCTAAAACTCCGTAAAATCGATTCAGGGATGTTCTGAGAAAATTACACAGTTACTGAAGAAGAGATTCCGTTAATAGACTTTTATGTTATTTCATGCCCGCGGAAATATAcgcattcatctctctctctctctctctctctctctctctctctctctctctctctctctctctctctctctctctctctctctctctctctctctctctctctctctctctcttttctctctctctctctctctctctctctcttccctctccctatcctctctcctccttttccatctctccttcccctccctctcccttgccctctccctctcctcctacctctccctctccctctccccttccttctccttctccctctccctctccctctctctctccctcactctctccctctccttctccttctccccttccttctccttctccctctccctctctccctcactctctccctctccttctccctctccccttccttctccttctccctctccctctcctctctctccctccctctctctccttccctctccttatccctctccctttccttctccctcctctccctcactctctctccttccctctctccttctccctctctccttccctctctccttctccttctccctctccctctctccttcccagcgCCCATACCAGGTAACCGGAAGTATTTCTCTCCTTATCACACGTTTTATCGGCTGGCGAGTTGCACGGCTCTTGAGAAGAAAGATACGACGGTTCTTTTGATGTCCCCGTCTGTCGATTAATTAGCTGGTGTTTgtacgctctctcgctctttctctctctttctttctcgttctctttctctctctttatttctctttcttgttctctctttcttgctttctctttctcgttctctctctctctctttctttctctttctctctctctctctttctttctctttctcgttctctctctctctctttctttctctttcttgttctctcttctttctttctctttctcgttctctctctctctctttctctttcttttctttctctctctcttctttctttctcttctctctctctctctcttcctctctctttcctttttctttctctttctcgttctctttctctctctttctttctctttctcgttctttctctcgctctcgctctcgctctctttctcgttctctctctcgctcgctctctatctctctctctctctctctcttctctctttgtatgtgtgtttgcatgtatatatgtccatACGCTTGCATGTACGCATTTTTTTTGCTGAACGAACATTATGAAAtacctaaaattattttaaaattaagataaagataaaatgcgAAAGAGTTAAATTTCAACCACACCTTTcctcctaaaaaaataataataaataaataaatgaatcaataaataagtaaattattaaataaataaataagcaaaacccAATGTGTAACTTTGAAATTGCATTGTCGTAATCTCAAGGTCCGGGTTTGATATCAGATTTAATCAGTGAACAAAAAGTTCCTTATCTGCTGGTTATCTGACAAGGATTACCAGTAGTATAACGTATTGGAATGAGTCAGAGTGGAGGCATTTCAGTATATTTTTGATCTTGAGGTATGCGCAATACTTTCCTTGTAAGTAGTATGTATAAAGAGGTTAcggtatgtatgcatctatatatgtaagtgtgtgtgttgagaaTATGTTTAGtagtggttgatatatatatatatatatatatatatatatatatatatatatatatatatatatatatatatatatatatatacatatgtgtgtgtgcatgtgtgtgtgtgtgtgtgtgtgtgtgttgtgtgtgtgtgtgtgtgagagagagagagagagagagagatgactatacatacatacatacatacacacacacatacatatatatatatatatatatatatatatatatatatatatatatatacataatatatatatatatatacatatatatatatatatatatatatatatatatatatatatatatatatatgtatatatatagagatatatatatatatatatatatatatatatagtgtgtgtgtgtgtgtgtgtgtgtgtgtgtgtgtgtgtgtgtgtgtgtgtgtgtgtgtgtgtgtgtgtttgtgtgtgtgtgtgtgtgtgtgtgtgtgtgtgtgtgtgtgtgtgtgtgtgtgtgtgtgtgtgtgtgtgtgtgtgtgtgtgtgtgtgtgtgtgtgtgtgtgtgtgtgaatatttttcaatCATACAAAGAGTATTTTTATTCAATAGAATTTCCTCTGCAGATACAGTATACTCTGTACGAATAAATTAAAAGCTGCGGTTCGGACGAGCTTGAATGAACCCTCGCGTCTTCTCGTTCGACACTACTCGACTCGTTTCGCGCACAGGTGGAAAAAGGGGGCGTGGCAGCAGATCGCTGAGGCACACCAACGGAGACGCACCCTACTGCAGCTGAGGGCCGAGTTGAGGGGCGTGGGCGTGCTTTGCTGCACTTGTTTGAGTATTCGTGTATTCGCGATTCagttcaaatatattattttgaaaatataatacattttagcAAAGTTTTGCCATAGTATTATAGGTATTTCCGAACTGTTTTTAGGCACAGGCTGTTCGGTAGAGATTTCGACGTTGTTAGATATCCTTGGatacaatttatattaaattcctattgtgtatatatatatgttttctttatcgATATTTTGTCTGAGTATTAGTGTTTTTGCAACCTataatattttcatcaatattattgaagtaaaacaataaatggaTTACTTTTGCGTGCGTTTAAACTTAAACCCTGTGAACGGAAGACATCCTTTTGACTCAAAAGAACCAAATTATTCACAAGTGGCGATCTTGCCAGGATGTCGGATTTCTGGGGGTCTGTGTTTGGTGATAACTTAGGATATCACTCCTCTCTTGTCGACCTTGGGGCCCGGAGACAAGTGCCACAGTGTCCTAGCGTAACGGGAGGAAGCGTGGGAGCTGTCCACCCTTTTGTGCATTGCCCGTAGGACCTGTTTCTGATTCAGTGTCCCTGTATCAGTGAGAGTATTTTTGATGTACTAGGTGCAGGACTACGCCTAGAATTGCTGCTAGGTGCGGGTACGTCCCTCTAGTATTTGCCAGCTATTTGCTGgtgatttttatattgtatatgaagtGTACGTAATTGCACGATGCCTGATTTCGATGCTTCTATTAATCATCTTGAAGAGCAAGCTGAAGCTTTAGGTTTAAAAGGCGATGACATACCCAAATATATTCTAAATCAGGAAGCATTTGCAAGGGAGGAGCGAAATAGGGAGTGAGAATTAAAGATGAAGGAgttggaagaggaaaatgaaagaactggaatagaagcagaaagagaggaggtgaggtTGTCTCACGAGTTAGCTAAAATTAAAGCTGGGAATAACGGTAACAATTCTTTATCTCCCATTCATGTAAGCAGTGCTGTAAGACCTAATTTACCAGTATATCAAGAAAGTGAAGACTTTGCATCTTGCCTCATTCGTTTCGAACGAGTTGCCAGCCTTTTAGATATCAGTGAAGACAGTTATGCTGTGCGTTTGGGAAGCTTGCTTACAGGTAAAGCAGCAGAGATGTATACCTTCGTGTCTCCCGAAATAACTGCTTGATTATAAACAGGTGAAAACAACTGCTCTTAATGGGTTTATTAAGACCTCTAATGGATGTAGACAAGGTCGGTGAAACCTATAAACAATTTTCAATCTCGGTATACTTTTTGATCAGTGAATAGATAGTAGCGGCCTCGAGAACTCTTACGAAGCGCCTAGAAGCTTCATGATGCATGACCAATTTAAATCATCTCTTTCCCCGGatcttaggatatatatatatcaaagagcaTAATGTACCTCCTCTTGATCAGACGGCGCAGTTGACAGATAACGACTGCCGCTCACAATGCGTACCCCAAGTCACACTACTGTCAAAGCCAAGGAAAGTACGGAGAATAAACCCGCTAATCATGTTCCTGTCATGAAGGAGAACTTTATCAAAGAAATTAAATGTCACAAATGTGGGGAATTTGGTCACTGCAGGAGTCTATGCTCTAAAAATCCTTTAGAGAAATCCTGAAAAGGTTAGCTTTTTATTATCAGATTCAACTCCACGTAAATGCCCAAGTTTTATCATGCAAATCTTCTAAAAAGGTATCATCGACGAGCGAATGTTTCACAGGCCTTGGTAATTGCTATCTATTGGCACTTCAGGTGCTGAAATTAACTCAGAACTAACACATTATCAGCAGAATGCCATCCATAAACTAATATCAGAATTTTCAGATGTGTTTTCGGAAACTCCAGTGAGCATAACATCTCCCTCAGTACTGCCGAGCGTTTGAAGCCTGAGATATATCCcatatctctcctctccacctgcAGTCACATTTTGAGGAGGAAGTAGAACAACTACAGAAGCAAGGAATCGTTAGATTATCATCGTCTCCTCACTGTTCACCCGCGGTAATGATACGAAAATTTGATGGTACGTATCGAATGGCTATAGACTATAGAGCCCTTAACTCTGCCACAGTTTTTCATGCTGAACCAGCCTGTAAGATAGAAGATGATCTACATAAATGTAATGGTTGTTTATTTTTCTGAACTAGATTTAACGAGGGCTTACTATCAAATTCCAATCTCTTGAAGGACTTAATCCTTGACAGCATTTCCAACACACAAAGGCTTAAAGGAATTTTGTAGACTACCATTGGATGCAGAAAGCTGTGTGCAACTTGTGTTAGACTCATGAGGCTCATTCGAGTAGGATTACCTAACGTAACCTTTTACTttgacaatatattcatatatgctaaGGAGTGGAAACCTCATCTAGAAGCTATCATCTCCGTTCTGGAGCGTCTGCGAAAACGCAACTTGACAGTTCGTCTCTCCAAGTGTAGGTTTGGGTTTAATGAGATTAAATATTTAGGCTTCGTGATTGACGGGAAGTATCTGAAACCTCAGTATGATAAAATAGATGCTCTTATGCAGATTCCAACCCCAATTACAAAGAAGACGCTTCGATCTATTCTTGGTATTTCTTTTTATCGCATGTTTATTCCTCAGGCCTTTGAACTCTCGGCTCCGCTCTCGGACTAGTTACGCAAGAATGTGCGGGAACCTTTAATGTGGACGAAAGAAATGGCTGAAAGGTTTGAATAACTAAAATCTACCTTGTCAATATCATGAGGTTCTCGAATTACCTGACTCTAACATCCCATTCATTCTTCGAACAGACGCTTCTGATTGTGGACTTGGTGCTGTACTATTACAGTACTTGGAGGATTCTCCCTATCCTGTGGCTTAAACAAGTAGAAAATTCTTAGTACGTGACAAGACGTATTCTACAATAGAGCGTGAGTGTCTGGCTATCATCTTTGGTGTTCAAAGATTTAGATATTACTTAAAGGGCAAA
This window encodes:
- the LOC119572392 gene encoding uncharacterized protein LOC119572392; translated protein: MKELEEENERTGIEAEREEVRLSHELAKIKAGNNGNNSLSPIHVSSAVRPNLPVYQESEDFASCLIRFERVASLLDISEDSYAVRLGSLLTDVFSETPVSITSPSVLPSV